One window of the Fusobacterium russii ATCC 25533 genome contains the following:
- a CDS encoding Na/Pi cotransporter family protein codes for MYLKIIFELIGGLGMFLYGMEHMSGSMQKIAGPKLKKILSSLTNNRIIGILVGVLITGLVQSSSVVTVMAVGFTNASLLTLKQALGIILGANIGTTTTGWLLVLNIGKYGLPMIGISAILYMFNKKEEIRLKLMAVMGFGFVFLGLQLMSSSLSPLKELPFFMEMFKIFKVTSYVTLLKASLIGALMTAMVQSSSATLGITIALATQGLIDYPTSVALVLGENVGTTITALLASIGAKANAKRAAYAHTLINLIGLLWVTSIFKYYLRFLDMFIDPTVYIGVSIAAAHTIFNISNVIVLIPFIGPLNNLLEKIVKNDTEEEETKVTRLGSLMMTLPSLIIDQTKIEILTMSKLIKDLFFRIEEILYEPAKIKNYLEEISKMEDKLDLYEKEIYDTNFTLLNKSLDKKLTEEIRVNLLTCDEYETMSDYLNRIGNRLNMFYESSIEVDEIRKKYLFNLHSLILDLFSDITKGYETKEKEIFLTGIRKYSHIKNVYNEAKKMHFENSDIPSRLNTGYLDIINYYRRIADHIHNIIENFIKI; via the coding sequence ATGTATTTAAAAATAATATTTGAACTTATTGGTGGTCTGGGAATGTTTTTATATGGAATGGAACATATGTCGGGAAGTATGCAAAAAATTGCAGGACCAAAGTTGAAAAAAATACTGTCGTCACTTACAAATAATAGAATAATAGGAATATTGGTAGGAGTTTTAATAACAGGTTTAGTTCAGTCTTCATCTGTTGTAACGGTTATGGCGGTGGGCTTTACAAATGCTTCACTCTTGACTTTAAAACAGGCTTTAGGGATAATACTGGGAGCTAATATAGGGACTACAACAACCGGTTGGTTATTGGTTTTAAATATTGGTAAATATGGTCTACCTATGATAGGAATTTCTGCAATCCTATATATGTTTAATAAAAAAGAAGAAATTAGGTTAAAACTTATGGCTGTAATGGGCTTTGGATTTGTATTTTTAGGTTTACAGTTGATGAGTTCATCGCTTAGCCCATTAAAAGAATTACCATTTTTTATGGAAATGTTTAAAATATTTAAAGTAACTTCGTATGTAACGCTTTTAAAAGCCAGTTTAATCGGGGCTTTAATGACAGCAATGGTACAATCATCTTCAGCGACTTTAGGTATTACAATAGCCTTAGCAACACAGGGTTTAATAGACTACCCAACATCTGTTGCACTTGTATTGGGAGAAAATGTAGGGACAACAATAACAGCACTTCTTGCTTCAATAGGAGCAAAGGCAAATGCTAAAAGAGCTGCTTATGCCCACACATTGATAAACTTGATAGGTCTTCTGTGGGTAACGAGTATTTTCAAATATTATTTAAGATTTTTAGATATGTTTATAGATCCTACTGTATATATAGGAGTATCAATTGCAGCAGCACATACAATTTTTAATATAAGCAATGTCATTGTATTAATTCCTTTTATAGGACCTTTAAATAATCTTCTTGAAAAGATTGTAAAAAATGATACAGAAGAGGAAGAAACAAAAGTTACTCGTTTAGGTTCTCTTATGATGACCTTACCAAGTCTGATTATTGATCAAACTAAAATAGAAATTTTGACAATGTCTAAATTGATAAAAGATTTATTTTTTAGAATTGAAGAAATTCTATATGAACCGGCAAAAATTAAAAACTATTTGGAAGAAATATCAAAAATGGAAGATAAGCTGGATTTATATGAAAAAGAAATTTACGATACAAATTTTACCTTACTTAACAAATCTTTAGATAAAAAATTAACCGAAGAGATAAGAGTTAATTTATTGACTTGTGATGAATATGAAACTATGAGTGACTATTTGAATAGAATTGGAAATAGACTTAATATGTTTTATGAAAGCTCAATTGAAGTTGATGAGATTAGAAAAAAATATTTGTTTAATCTACATAGCCTAATTTTGGATTTATTTTCTGATATAACAAAGGGCTATGAAACAAAAGAAAAAGAAATATTTTTAACTGGAATAAGAAAATATTCTCATATAAAAAATGTATATAATGAAGCTAAAAAAATGCATTTTGAAAATTCTGATATACCTTCAAGATTAAATACAGGTTATTTGGATATAATTAATTACTATAGAAGAATAGCGGATCATATACATAATATAATAGAAAATTTTATAAAAATATAA
- the pepV gene encoding dipeptidase PepV: protein MDLKEKVLEYKEEVVKEIQNAIRVKSVKEAPLPGMPFGEGPAKALDHFMDLAKKLGFKAEKFDNYAMHIDMGEGEETLGILAHVDVVPEGDNWVHPPYGGVIEDGKIFGRGTLDDKGPAIISLYAMKAIADAGIKLNKKVRMILGADEESGSACLKYYFGELKMPYPDLAFTPDSSFPVTYAEKGSVRVKIKKQFTSLNEVKLNGGNAFNSVPNEAIAEIPVSMLDNVRNINKVEFSKEGDVYKVTSAGIPAHGAKPHLGYNAVSALFEVLKELDVKNEELKVIVNFYDKYVKMETDGNSFGVKCDDGETGALTLNLGKMTLENNQMEIWIDMRVPVKIKNEDIISKIKERAEAYGYEFVLHSNTQPLYVDRESFLVSTLMNIYQEITGDIQSKPKAIGGGTYAKYAKNAVAFGALLPSQEDRMHQRDEYLEISKIDTLLKIYVEAIYRLAK from the coding sequence ATGGATTTAAAAGAAAAAGTTTTGGAATATAAGGAAGAAGTAGTAAAAGAAATTCAAAATGCAATAAGAGTAAAAAGTGTTAAAGAAGCACCATTACCGGGAATGCCTTTTGGAGAAGGACCAGCTAAAGCTTTGGATCATTTTATGGACTTAGCTAAAAAATTGGGCTTTAAAGCAGAAAAATTTGATAATTATGCTATGCATATTGATATGGGAGAAGGAGAGGAAACATTAGGAATATTAGCCCATGTTGATGTAGTTCCTGAAGGTGATAATTGGGTTCATCCGCCTTATGGAGGAGTTATAGAGGATGGAAAAATTTTTGGAAGAGGGACTCTGGATGATAAAGGTCCTGCAATAATATCATTATATGCTATGAAAGCAATAGCAGATGCGGGTATAAAATTAAATAAAAAGGTAAGAATGATATTGGGAGCAGATGAGGAAAGCGGAAGTGCTTGCCTTAAATATTATTTTGGTGAGTTAAAAATGCCCTATCCAGATTTAGCATTTACTCCAGATTCAAGTTTTCCGGTTACTTATGCAGAAAAAGGCTCTGTCAGAGTAAAAATAAAAAAACAATTTACCAGTTTAAATGAAGTAAAATTAAATGGAGGGAATGCATTTAACTCAGTTCCTAATGAAGCTATAGCTGAGATTCCAGTATCTATGCTTGATAATGTTAGAAATATAAATAAAGTTGAGTTTTCAAAAGAAGGAGATGTCTACAAAGTTACATCAGCAGGTATTCCGGCACATGGAGCTAAGCCACACTTAGGATATAATGCTGTTTCAGCTCTGTTTGAAGTTTTAAAAGAATTAGATGTGAAAAATGAAGAGCTAAAAGTAATAGTAAATTTTTATGATAAATATGTAAAAATGGAAACAGACGGAAATTCTTTTGGAGTTAAGTGTGATGATGGTGAAACTGGAGCTCTGACATTAAATTTAGGAAAAATGACTTTGGAAAATAATCAAATGGAAATTTGGATTGATATGAGAGTTCCAGTGAAAATAAAAAATGAGGATATTATCTCAAAAATAAAAGAAAGAGCTGAAGCATACGGCTATGAATTTGTTCTTCATTCAAATACACAACCATTATATGTTGATAGAGAAAGTTTTTTAGTGTCTACTTTAATGAATATCTATCAAGAAATTACAGGAGATATACAGTCAAAACCTAAAGCAATAGGCGGAGGAACATACGCAAAATATGCTAAGAATGCAGTTGCTTTTGGAGCTTTATTGCCTTCACAAGAAGATAGAATGCACCAAAGAGATGAATATCTGGAAATTTCAAAAATTGATACATTATTAAAAATATATGTAGAGGCTATATATAGACTAGCCAAGTAG
- a CDS encoding PolC-type DNA polymerase III encodes MESKQILIRPNLNVFSNMGVKNLGIKNILLNTRTKKIIFDCLVSSFNCIEDIDKIYKNVSEKFGKDLEIGFITENKYKFSEDDLKNIIKRAIERLKERNSTSRSFLCFYKIHIKENRIILELNDENAVFILEEMKINIKLEALLFEYGINDRNIHFLSGDLSKEIENFDERIEKTIKKAEKENQSKREEFAKNNTNSQVNNFSANGNSFNGNGFKPSFKRETKTKEIKGEATKIIDFYSLYEGENCIVEGEIFSVEDRPTKNGKVISTFMLSDRTSSLTAKIFLDSKDELPISEGKYVRLSGKVQIDTYLNGEKTLMVNSVNFIEMKSIKKIDEAEEKRVELHSHSKMSEMVGVTDIEDLIKRAKEYGHSHIAITDYSVVHSFPSAYKTVKAISKSAESEEEKIKIIFGCEMYMVDDEAEMITNPMDLDIDEAEFVIFDIETLGLNAHKNEIIEIGAVKIKAGRIVERFGQLINPNKKVPKNITEITKITDDMLRGMPTIETVIKDFIDFIGDAVLVAHNAPFDMGFIKRDIKRYLNKDLKNSVIDTLQMARDLYPEQRKYGLADMNKLLGLSLESHHRAVDDAQATANMFIIFLDKYKDKNVKKLKDINGAFNFNLKKQSLRNVMILVKNQEGLKNLYRIVSEAHINYFGGKKARIPKSFLSKYRNGLIIGSSLTAHFMNTGELVELYLRNDLEKLEQNLNFYDYIELLPKSTYNELLDKEETGSIASLNDIEEMNKYIYDLATKKNKIVTASSNVHYLDEGDALLRSILLYGSGNVYNSKQYKIDNGFYFRTTNEMLEEFSYMGEDIAKEIVIKNTKLIATMIEEVQPIPSGFYPPKMENAEEIVREMTYEKAYRIYGNPLPEIVAARLERELNAIIGNGFSVLYLSAEKLVKKSLSSGYLVGSRGSVGSSLVAFMMGITEVNALYPHYICDNPDCKHSEFIEREGVGIDLPDKICPKCGKPYRKDGYSIPFEVFMGFNGDKVPDIDLNFSGEYQSEIHKYCEEMFGKENVFKAGTISTLADKNAEAYVRKYFEENEMTLVKAENIRLGRLCQGAKKTTGQHPGGMIVLPSDKSIYEFCPVQRPANDETSSSTTTHYDYHVMDEQLVKLDILGHDDPTTIKLLQEYTNIEIKDIPLADKETLKIFSSTESLGVTKEDIGSEIGTYGIPEFGTDFVRQMLIDTRPTTFAELVRISGLSHGTDVWLNNAQEFVRSGEATLSEIITVRDDIMNYLIDQGIEKGTAFKIMEFVRKGRPSKEPEGWAKFSELMKEKGVKDWYIESCRRIKYMFPKGHAVAYVMMAMRIAYFKVHYPLAFYAAFLSRKAEDFDMETMSRGILAKEKLNELAKEPKLDPKKKNEKTICEIIVEMEARKLELLPADIYKSSGRKFTIEDDKIRIPLVGINGLGGAVIENIEKERELGKFISIEDLKRRTKLNQTVADKLKQLGVITDLNETNQISLF; translated from the coding sequence ATGGAAAGTAAGCAAATATTAATAAGACCAAATTTAAATGTATTTTCTAATATGGGTGTAAAAAACTTAGGAATAAAAAATATTCTTTTAAATACAAGAACTAAAAAGATTATTTTTGATTGTTTAGTGTCGTCTTTTAATTGTATAGAAGATATAGATAAGATTTATAAAAATGTATCTGAAAAATTTGGAAAAGATTTAGAAATTGGTTTTATAACAGAAAATAAGTATAAATTTTCTGAAGATGACTTAAAAAATATAATTAAGAGGGCCATAGAGAGATTAAAAGAAAGAAACTCTACTTCTAGGTCCTTTTTGTGTTTCTATAAAATTCACATAAAAGAAAATAGGATAATATTAGAGTTAAATGATGAAAATGCTGTATTTATTTTAGAGGAAATGAAAATAAATATAAAACTTGAAGCATTATTATTTGAATATGGTATAAATGATAGAAATATTCATTTTTTAAGTGGAGATCTTTCAAAAGAAATAGAAAATTTTGATGAAAGAATAGAAAAAACAATAAAAAAAGCAGAAAAGGAAAATCAAAGTAAGAGAGAAGAATTTGCTAAAAATAATACAAATTCACAAGTAAATAATTTTAGTGCTAACGGAAATTCTTTTAATGGAAATGGATTTAAACCTTCATTTAAAAGGGAAACAAAAACAAAGGAGATAAAAGGAGAGGCTACTAAAATAATAGATTTCTATTCACTTTATGAAGGAGAAAACTGTATAGTTGAGGGTGAGATATTTTCAGTTGAAGATAGACCAACAAAGAATGGAAAAGTTATAAGCACATTTATGCTAAGTGATAGAACAAGTTCACTAACTGCAAAAATATTTTTAGATTCCAAGGACGAACTTCCTATAAGCGAAGGAAAATATGTAAGATTAAGTGGTAAAGTCCAAATAGATACATATCTAAATGGAGAAAAAACTTTAATGGTCAATTCAGTCAATTTCATAGAGATGAAAAGTATAAAAAAAATAGATGAGGCGGAAGAGAAAAGAGTGGAGCTACATAGCCATAGTAAAATGAGTGAAATGGTTGGGGTTACAGATATAGAAGACCTTATAAAGAGAGCAAAAGAATATGGTCATTCACATATAGCAATTACAGATTATTCTGTAGTGCATTCTTTTCCCAGTGCATATAAAACAGTAAAGGCAATATCAAAATCAGCTGAAAGTGAAGAAGAGAAGATAAAAATTATTTTTGGCTGTGAAATGTATATGGTGGATGATGAAGCAGAAATGATAACTAATCCAATGGATTTAGATATAGATGAAGCGGAGTTTGTTATATTTGATATAGAAACATTAGGTCTTAATGCTCATAAAAATGAAATAATTGAAATCGGTGCTGTAAAAATAAAAGCAGGGAGAATAGTTGAAAGATTTGGACAGTTAATTAATCCCAATAAGAAAGTTCCGAAAAATATTACTGAGATAACTAAAATTACTGATGATATGTTGAGAGGAATGCCAACAATAGAAACAGTAATAAAAGACTTCATAGATTTTATCGGTGACGCAGTTCTTGTAGCACATAATGCACCTTTCGATATGGGATTTATAAAAAGAGATATAAAAAGATATTTAAATAAAGATTTAAAGAACTCAGTAATAGATACTTTACAAATGGCAAGAGATCTTTATCCTGAACAAAGAAAGTATGGGCTTGCTGATATGAATAAACTTCTAGGTCTATCTTTAGAAAGTCATCATAGAGCAGTGGATGACGCACAGGCAACAGCAAATATGTTTATAATTTTCTTAGATAAATATAAGGATAAAAATGTAAAAAAACTAAAAGATATAAATGGTGCTTTTAATTTTAATTTAAAAAAACAATCACTTAGAAATGTAATGATTTTAGTAAAAAATCAGGAAGGATTAAAAAATTTATATAGAATTGTTTCAGAAGCTCATATAAATTACTTCGGTGGTAAAAAAGCCAGAATACCTAAATCATTTCTTTCTAAATATAGAAATGGGCTTATAATAGGCTCATCATTGACAGCACATTTTATGAATACAGGAGAATTGGTCGAATTATATTTAAGAAATGACCTAGAAAAATTAGAGCAGAATTTAAATTTTTATGACTATATAGAGCTTTTACCGAAATCTACTTATAATGAACTTTTAGACAAAGAAGAAACAGGATCAATAGCAAGTTTAAATGATATTGAAGAGATGAATAAATATATCTATGATTTAGCGACTAAAAAAAATAAAATAGTTACTGCCAGCTCAAATGTTCACTACTTAGATGAAGGTGATGCCCTTTTAAGATCAATACTTCTTTATGGAAGTGGGAATGTTTATAATTCTAAACAGTATAAGATAGATAATGGTTTTTATTTTAGAACGACAAATGAAATGCTTGAAGAATTCTCTTATATGGGTGAAGATATTGCTAAAGAAATAGTAATAAAAAACACTAAATTAATTGCAACAATGATAGAAGAGGTACAACCTATACCTAGTGGTTTTTATCCTCCTAAAATGGAAAATGCGGAAGAGATAGTAAGAGAGATGACTTATGAGAAAGCATATAGGATTTATGGAAATCCACTTCCTGAAATTGTAGCTGCCAGACTTGAAAGAGAATTGAATGCAATAATAGGAAATGGTTTCTCAGTACTTTATTTATCAGCGGAGAAATTGGTAAAAAAATCTTTAAGTAGTGGCTATTTAGTAGGTTCTCGTGGTTCAGTTGGTTCATCATTGGTTGCTTTTATGATGGGTATAACAGAGGTAAACGCTCTTTATCCACACTATATTTGTGATAATCCAGATTGTAAACACTCTGAATTCATTGAAAGAGAAGGGGTAGGAATAGATTTACCAGATAAAATTTGTCCAAAATGTGGAAAACCATATAGAAAAGATGGGTACTCAATACCATTTGAAGTATTTATGGGCTTTAATGGAGATAAGGTCCCGGATATAGATTTAAATTTCTCTGGAGAATATCAATCGGAGATTCATAAATACTGCGAAGAGATGTTTGGAAAAGAGAATGTTTTTAAAGCAGGTACTATATCAACATTAGCAGATAAAAATGCTGAAGCCTATGTAAGAAAATATTTTGAAGAAAATGAAATGACCTTAGTTAAAGCAGAAAATATAAGACTTGGAAGACTGTGTCAAGGTGCAAAGAAAACAACAGGTCAACATCCAGGAGGTATGATAGTTCTACCAAGTGATAAATCTATATATGAATTTTGTCCTGTACAAAGACCTGCAAATGATGAAACAAGTTCTTCGACAACAACTCATTATGATTATCATGTTATGGATGAGCAATTAGTGAAACTTGATATACTGGGACATGATGATCCGACAACTATAAAATTATTACAAGAGTATACAAATATAGAGATAAAAGATATACCACTTGCAGATAAGGAAACTTTAAAAATTTTTTCATCAACTGAATCTTTAGGTGTTACAAAAGAAGATATAGGTTCTGAGATTGGAACTTATGGAATTCCTGAATTTGGTACAGATTTTGTAAGACAAATGTTAATAGATACAAGACCGACTACCTTTGCTGAACTAGTTAGAATATCAGGTTTATCTCACGGTACAGATGTATGGTTGAACAATGCTCAAGAATTTGTTAGATCAGGAGAAGCAACTCTATCGGAGATTATAACTGTTAGAGATGATATTATGAACTATTTAATAGACCAAGGTATAGAAAAGGGTACGGCTTTCAAAATAATGGAGTTTGTTAGAAAAGGTAGACCTTCTAAAGAACCGGAAGGTTGGGCAAAATTTTCAGAACTGATGAAGGAAAAGGGAGTAAAGGACTGGTATATAGAATCATGTAGAAGAATAAAATATATGTTTCCTAAAGGGCATGCGGTTGCTTATGTTATGATGGCAATGAGAATAGCTTATTTTAAAGTCCATTATCCTTTGGCATTCTATGCAGCATTTTTATCAAGAAAAGCTGAAGACTTTGATATGGAAACTATGAGTAGAGGAATACTTGCAAAGGAAAAATTAAATGAATTAGCAAAAGAACCTAAATTAGATCCCAAAAAGAAAAATGAAAAAACTATATGTGAAATAATAGTTGAAATGGAAGCAAGAAAATTGGAGCTTCTACCGGCAGATATATATAAATCAAGTGGTAGAAAATTTACAATAGAGGATGACAAAATAAGAATACCTCTAGTCGGTATAAATGGTCTAGGCGGAGCTGTAATTGAAAATATAGAAAAAGAGAGAGAGTTAGGTAAATTTATTTCAATAGAAGATCTAAAAAGAAGAACAAAACTTAATCAGACTGTAGCAGATAAATTAAAGCAACTTGGAGTTATAACTGATTTGAATGAAACTAATCAAATATCATTATTTTAA
- a CDS encoding DUF2156 domain-containing protein — translation MWKKLTLESKNTIDEYTKGKFDISDNTFTNLFLWSFGEDTEYRIEDDILIIKSVYDGQIYYHMPIPKYEKYNDESTLKKMIEIIERLIAEKASVLYFTEYWVEKLKDYFKFTEARYLEDYIYSVEKLATLSGRNLAKKKNRVANFKKNYDYTYEKITEDNIQEVIEFQKLWAKINIDKDQEVLISETMGIIEVLKNFKYLDVIGGLLRVDGKIIAYSLGEELNEKMFVIHVEKALIDYIGSYQAINMIFLQEEALQYELVNREDDFGDEGLREAKLSYRPVKLLKKFSIEQ, via the coding sequence ATGTGGAAAAAATTGACTTTAGAGTCTAAAAATACTATTGATGAATATACAAAAGGAAAATTTGATATATCAGACAATACTTTTACAAACTTATTTTTATGGAGTTTTGGCGAAGATACAGAGTATAGAATAGAGGATGATATATTAATTATAAAATCTGTCTATGATGGACAAATATACTACCATATGCCCATACCTAAGTATGAAAAATATAATGATGAAAGTACTTTAAAAAAAATGATAGAAATAATAGAAAGACTTATAGCAGAGAAGGCTTCAGTTTTATATTTTACAGAATATTGGGTTGAGAAATTAAAAGATTATTTTAAATTTACAGAAGCTAGGTATTTAGAAGATTATATTTATTCTGTTGAAAAATTAGCTACTTTATCTGGAAGAAATCTTGCAAAGAAAAAAAATAGAGTGGCTAATTTTAAAAAGAACTATGACTATACTTATGAAAAAATAACTGAAGACAATATACAGGAAGTTATAGAATTTCAAAAATTATGGGCTAAGATAAACATTGATAAAGATCAAGAGGTTTTAATAAGTGAAACAATGGGAATAATTGAAGTTTTAAAAAATTTTAAATATCTTGATGTGATTGGAGGTCTATTAAGAGTTGATGGGAAAATTATTGCATATTCTCTAGGGGAAGAACTCAATGAAAAGATGTTTGTTATTCATGTTGAGAAGGCATTAATTGATTATATAGGCAGTTATCAGGCAATCAATATGATATTTTTACAGGAAGAAGCTCTGCAATATGAATTAGTTAATAGAGAGGATGACTTTGGTGATGAAGGTTTAAGAGAGGCAAAATTATCTTATAGACCAGTGAAATTACTTAAAAAATTTAGTATTGAACAGTAG
- a CDS encoding serine protein kinase PrkA, which translates to MKKLILAMIFLISSYVFPYGFPIKDPYSATIIGSSTLMLPNVSEEVPTKVYNVKIKEKVPEIFWYAENFEFSLTAQKEEAPLIFVLAGTGSDYKSVRMKYFERILYDAGFSVISVSSPMSSQFLISASKKSVPGLLLQDNQDTYEAMKLAYQKVKDKVKVKDFYVMGYSLGGTNSAVISYIDENEKYFNFKRVFMINPAVELYGSAKRLDRYLDDYTKGNSAEVERLIEEVLSRMKNNMKNEYTNIDSETIFTLISGDFLTEQEKKAFIGLAFRITSVDLNFISDIMTKSNVYTKENQKLNKYASLFENFKRINFANFESYVDNVGFPYYKKQDDKFTMENLNEQASLRVIDSYLKNSDKIVAVTNEDELILSQEDLKYLKDTFKNRIKVYPTGGHCGNMFYYENVKLMLNFLKNGVFQDEK; encoded by the coding sequence ATGAAAAAATTAATATTAGCTATGATATTTTTAATTTCAAGCTATGTATTTCCATATGGTTTTCCTATAAAAGATCCTTATTCGGCGACTATAATAGGAAGTTCAACACTTATGCTTCCTAATGTGAGTGAAGAAGTGCCAACAAAAGTTTATAATGTTAAGATAAAAGAAAAAGTTCCGGAAATATTTTGGTATGCGGAAAACTTTGAGTTTTCTTTAACAGCTCAAAAAGAAGAAGCACCTTTAATATTCGTTTTAGCAGGAACAGGTTCAGACTATAAGTCAGTTAGAATGAAGTATTTTGAAAGAATTTTATATGATGCTGGTTTCAGTGTAATATCAGTCAGCTCTCCTATGAGTTCTCAGTTTTTGATTTCAGCCTCAAAAAAATCAGTTCCGGGACTTCTTTTACAGGATAATCAAGATACTTACGAGGCTATGAAGTTGGCATATCAAAAAGTAAAAGACAAGGTAAAAGTAAAAGATTTTTATGTTATGGGCTATAGCTTAGGGGGAACTAACTCCGCTGTAATATCATATATAGATGAAAATGAAAAATATTTTAATTTTAAAAGGGTATTTATGATAAATCCGGCAGTTGAGTTATATGGTTCTGCAAAGAGATTGGATAGATATTTAGATGATTACACAAAAGGAAATTCGGCTGAGGTTGAAAGACTTATAGAAGAAGTTTTGAGCAGAATGAAGAATAATATGAAAAATGAATACACAAATATAGATTCAGAAACTATATTTACATTGATAAGCGGGGATTTTTTAACTGAGCAAGAGAAAAAAGCTTTTATAGGTTTGGCTTTTAGAATTACTTCAGTAGATTTAAATTTCATTTCTGACATAATGACAAAGAGTAATGTATATACAAAAGAAAATCAAAAATTAAATAAGTATGCAAGTTTATTTGAAAACTTTAAAAGAATAAATTTTGCAAATTTTGAATCCTATGTTGACAATGTCGGTTTTCCATATTATAAGAAACAAGATGATAAATTCACTATGGAAAATTTAAATGAACAGGCAAGTTTAAGAGTAATAGATAGTTATTTAAAAAATTCTGATAAAATTGTGGCAGTTACAAATGAAGATGAGCTTATCTTATCCCAAGAAGATTTAAAATATTTAAAGGATACATTTAAAAATAGAATAAAAGTATATCCAACGGGAGGACATTGTGGAAATATGTTCTATTATGAAAATGTAAAATTAATGTTAAATTTTTTAAAAAATGGGGTGTTTCAAGATGAAAAATAA
- a CDS encoding MlaA family lipoprotein yields the protein MKNKAKLFIIFLILVFSACSNIRENNNINSMKTDEISNSVNQKTSNLDEYFGANEDPWEGFNRRVYYFNYNVDKYALLPIVRTYKFITPVFIQNRVTNFFRNIKGINTTANSLAQLKGRKAMRAVARFAINTIFGLGGIFDVATKMGMPKPYEDFGLTLAHYGVPRGPYLILPLLGPSYLRDVFGMGVESLTTKAADPYRHMELFEINSKPVTVLSGIDKRKNVKFEYYGTSSPFEYEYVRFLWSRYRKLQEETGVQFF from the coding sequence ATGAAAAATAAAGCTAAGTTATTTATCATATTTTTAATACTTGTATTTTCTGCTTGTTCAAATATAAGGGAAAACAATAATATCAACAGTATGAAAACAGATGAAATATCCAACTCTGTAAATCAGAAAACAAGTAATTTAGATGAATATTTTGGAGCAAATGAGGATCCGTGGGAAGGATTTAATAGAAGAGTATACTATTTCAACTACAATGTTGACAAATATGCATTACTTCCTATTGTAAGGACCTATAAGTTTATAACACCGGTATTTATACAAAATAGAGTTACTAATTTTTTTAGAAATATAAAAGGTATAAATACTACAGCAAACTCATTAGCACAGTTAAAAGGAAGAAAAGCAATGAGAGCTGTTGCAAGATTTGCAATTAATACTATTTTTGGTTTAGGGGGAATCTTTGATGTAGCAACTAAGATGGGAATGCCAAAACCATATGAAGATTTTGGATTGACACTTGCACATTATGGAGTACCTAGAGGACCATATTTGATATTGCCTTTATTAGGTCCATCATACCTTAGAGATGTATTTGGTATGGGAGTGGAATCGCTTACAACAAAGGCGGCAGATCCATATAGACATATGGAATTATTTGAAATAAACAGTAAACCTGTTACAGTTCTTAGTGGTATTGATAAAAGAAAAAATGTAAAATTTGAATATTATGGTACTAGTTCACCATTTGAATATGAATATGTTAGATTTTTATGGAGTAGATACAGAAAATTACAAGAAGAAACTGGAGTACAGTTTTTCTAA